From the genome of Vibrio orientalis CIP 102891 = ATCC 33934:
AGAGCGGTTCCTGCTAAGATCAAGGAACTGCCAAATAACTTCATATTCAAAAGAAAATACCTTACCTGAAAATAATTACAGCTTGAGCTGTAAAAAAAAATTTCCACAAGCCTAACAAAATTGAACTTAAAACGAAGTCAGTTTTTTATAAGAATTATTGATTTTTTCTAAAATATTTTGCTGGTAATTACCGTGTGAATAATTTGTGCGACAGAGGATTCTTATGGTGAATGTAGGAGTGGTGGTGGGTGAGTGAAATGAGTGCTTATGTTCATATCAGGCGAAGCCCTATGGCTTCGCCGTTATTGCTATCGTAATTGACTATCTTTACTGGCTCTGCGGTTGTAAGAACTAAAAGCCTTCTCGCGTGCATCTTGTTTCTCTTGGCACTCGATACAGAGTTCAACACCGGGGAGGATCTTTCTGCGTGCTGCTGGGATCAGCTCGCCGCACTCTAGGCAGTATTTGCTGTCATTGTGTTCGTGGTGAAGGTGCGCCCGAGCGCGGTTAATTGCATCAATAACAGTGGCATCGATTTGATCTTGAACGCCACCATCTTTTGTAAATCCATTCGCCATAATGGTCTCCAATGTAATGAATGACTAGGAGAGCATTATCGATTATTTAGCCTGTGTTGATAATAATTAGAATCGTGAATTACTATTACGTAGATGTAATAAAAGCCCTTTAAAAAGGGCTTTTATTATTTGTGGGGTAAACCAAAGATCTTATGGAATTAGCCAAAGATAAAGCTATATAGGAAGCCAGCACCGATTGCCATTCCTAAAATGACCGTAAGGAAAGCAGCAATCATTTGGTTCTTAAAGATAGACTTGAGCAAAATTACTTCTGTTAGGCTTGCTCCAGCACTGCCAATGATCAACGCCATTACTGAACCTAAAGCCATCCCTTTTTGTACCAGTGCAGCGCTTAATGGAATCACAGCTTCTGCGCGAATATACAAAGGAATACCTATCACAGCGGCAACCGGAATCGCATACCACTTACCAGCGCCAGCGTACTGCGCAATCAACTCAGTTGGAATAAAGCCGTAAATAAATGAACCAATCGCAATACCTAACATCAAGTATGGGAAAACTTGTTTAAAATCTTTCCATGTTGCGTGCCAAATTCGTACCCAGCGGTTTGGTTCGCTCTTTTCAACAATCGTCGCGGTTGCCGCACCGTCAGAACCGCAGCAGCTAACTTCAACTTTTGGTTCTTCTTTACTGCCACAGCATGAGTCTGTTTTCGTTGCGCTAGCTTTTGCCATAACTGACGTTGCTTCACCACAGCTAGACGTACCACACGACGACTCTTTCTTCGGCGCTGGTTTACTGTCGCCACAACTAGTACCACAGCTTGATGCTTCTGCTGCTTGGTAAGCTTCTGGTTTTACATAACGTTCAAAGCCCAGCTTTTCTAACGTGTAACCAGCCACTACTGATACAGTCATCGCCACTAAGAAATAAAATAGGGCGACCTGCCAACCGAAGGTGATGACAAACAAACCAATGATGACTGGGTTAAGCAGCGGGCTACCGAACAGGAACACCATCATTGGGCCGAAGCCAGCTCTTGCACGCAGTAAGCCTTTTAAGAAAGGAATGGTTGAACAAGAACAAAATGGGGTGATGGCGCCAAGCAAAGCCGCGACGATGTAACCTTGACCATTGCGCGAGCTTAAGATGGACTGAATCTTTTGCGGTGTCAGAAACTCTTGTAGTACACCGACGATATAACTGATCGCCAGAAATAGAATGATTAGCTCAGCAGCGAGAAAAGCGAACATATCTAAGGCTTCACTTGCCATCGACATTAAATCATTGCTTGGAAAAACGGTATTCATAATGTAACTCCAAATTCGAAAATCAATGAATCTGAGCATTCAAATTCATTTCTACTTTTCTCGAATTATAGAAATATATACCGATAGGTCAATAATTATTTCGATAAATATCGAAATAATTAGCTAAGTGTTTGATTCTTATTTAAATGGTTTTTATAAAATAAAGGAGAGGCTTACTTAGTGAAAGAAAACCACGCGCAACAAGGAAGACTTATAGGGCTATGCGAAGGCGGAGTGCTGCTCTAACCAAGCATCAATTAGTCGAATATGGAAATCGATACAGACTTCACCGCACAAGGCGATCTCTCTTTCAGGTTCAGACATATGTATCAAGACGCTCTCGATTTCACTTAAGGCGATCATCTCTTCATGCAGTTTGAGTTCTTTGTAGGTCATCAAGCGCTGTTGGGCTTGGTACAAAGCCTTCATCGCGTTAGCTGACAAGGGACGAGTAAGTTGCCCCTGCTTATCGCTGTCGATGGCGATGAATTTTTGCAAATTGCGAGTGTGAACTTTGCAATCTGCGCTGAGTAGATTGCGCATTCTTATCCTTGCGTAAACGATTGGCTAGCCAAATGTCTGTATAGGGTTGATTCTATTGAGCTACTTCTTTGGGGTAAATGTAGTGCGGTAAAGATGGTCCAGTTATTGCTCCAAATAGGACAAATGAGTCCAGTTGTTTCAAGGAGGGAGCTCATGGATCCTATCATTAGCGTGATCATGGAACGACGAAAGCAGGCAGGGCTATCACAAGAAAAAGTCGCTAAGCTTGCAGGTATGAGCACCAAAACGTATCAGCG
Proteins encoded in this window:
- a CDS encoding DksA/TraR family C4-type zinc finger protein; amino-acid sequence: MANGFTKDGGVQDQIDATVIDAINRARAHLHHEHNDSKYCLECGELIPAARRKILPGVELCIECQEKQDAREKAFSSYNRRASKDSQLR
- a CDS encoding permease — its product is MNTVFPSNDLMSMASEALDMFAFLAAELIILFLAISYIVGVLQEFLTPQKIQSILSSRNGQGYIVAALLGAITPFCSCSTIPFLKGLLRARAGFGPMMVFLFGSPLLNPVIIGLFVITFGWQVALFYFLVAMTVSVVAGYTLEKLGFERYVKPEAYQAAEASSCGTSCGDSKPAPKKESSCGTSSCGEATSVMAKASATKTDSCCGSKEEPKVEVSCCGSDGAATATIVEKSEPNRWVRIWHATWKDFKQVFPYLMLGIAIGSFIYGFIPTELIAQYAGAGKWYAIPVAAVIGIPLYIRAEAVIPLSAALVQKGMALGSVMALIIGSAGASLTEVILLKSIFKNQMIAAFLTVILGMAIGAGFLYSFIFG